One region of Mangifera indica cultivar Alphonso chromosome 3, CATAS_Mindica_2.1, whole genome shotgun sequence genomic DNA includes:
- the LOC123210284 gene encoding calcium-dependent protein kinase 10-like: protein MGNCNACVRPEHDSEQEKQRRRKKREKERTPNPYSSHVSDQILSPAPIRVLKDIVSLSHRTRITDKYILGRELGRGEFGITYLCTDRETKEDLACKSISKRKLRTAVDIEDVRREVMIMSTLPNHPNVIKLRATYEDSENVHLVMELCEGGELFDRIVARGHYSERAAAGVARTIMEVVRMCHENGVMHRDLKPENFLFANKKENSLLKAIDFGLSVTFKPGNRFSEIVGSPYYMAPEVLKRNYGPEVDVWSAGVILYILLCGVPPFWAETEQGVALAILRGVIDFKREPWPQISESAKSLVRMMLEQDPKKRPTAQQVLEHPWLQNAKKASNVPLGDIVRTRLKQFSVMNRFKKKALRVIAEHLSVEEVEVIRDMFKLMDTDNDGKVTYEELKAGLRKVGSQLAEPEIKMLMEVADVDGNGVLDYGEFVAVTIHLQKMENDEHFRRAFMFFDKDGSGYIEMDELREALADESGETDTDVLNDIMREVDTDKDGCISYEEFVAMMKTGTDWRKASRQYSRERFKSLSLNLMKDGSLQLHDAMTGQAIAV, encoded by the exons ATGGGCAACTGTAACGCTTGTGTGAGACCTGAGCATGACTCCGAACAAGAGAAACAACGGAGACGgaaaaaaagggagaaagaacGGACGCCAAACCCGTACTCATCGCACGTCAGCGATCAGATCCTCTCGCCTGCCCCGATCCGTGTCCTCAAAGACATAGTCTCTCTCAGTCACCGTACTCGCATAACCGACAAGTACATCTTGGGCCGGGAACTGGGTCGTGGCGAATTCGGCATCACCTACCTCTGTACGGACCGCGAGACAAAAGAAGACCTTGCTTGTAAGTCAATATCTAAGCGGAAACTGCGGACAGCCGTGGATATAGAGGACGTCAGACGTGAAGTGATGATAATGTCGACGCTACCAAATCATCCTAACGTGATTAAACTGAGAGCCACGTATGAGGACTCCGAGAATGTTCACTTGGTTATGGAGTTGTGCGAGGGTGGTGAGCTGTTTGATAGGATTGTAGCTAGGGGACACTACAGTGAGAGAGCTGCTGCTGGAGTGGCCAGGACGATAATGGAGGTGGTTAGAATGTGTCATGAGAATGGTGTGATGCATAGGGACTTGAAGCCTGAAAACTTTTTGTTTGCGAACAAGAAGGAGAATTCGCTTCTTAAGGCTATTGATTTTGGGCTTTCCGTGACTTTTAAGCCTG GGAACAGGTTCTCAGAGATCGTGGGCAGTCCATACTATATGGCGCCTGAGGTATTAAAGAGGAATTACGGGCCAGAAGTTGATGTATGGAGTGCTGGGGTGATTCTTTATATCTTGTTGTGTGGGGTTCCCCCATTTTGGGCAG agaCTGAACAGGGTGTTGCTCTAGCAATTTTGAGGGGGGTCATTGACTTCAAGAGGGAGCCATGGCCTCAGATTTCAGAGAGTGCTAAGAGTCTTGTTCGAATGATGTTGGAACAGGATCCTAAGAAGCGGCCAACTGCTCAACAGGTGCTTG AACACCCCTGGTTACAAAATGCAAAGAAAGCATCAAATGTCCCATTAGGTGATATTGTCAGGACAAGGCTAAAGCAGTTCTctgttatgaatagatttaagAAGAAAGCACTACGG GTTATTGCAGAACACTTATCTGTTGAAGAGGTAGAAGTAATTAGAGATATGTTTAAATTGATGGACACGGATAATGATGGAAAGGTAACATATGAGGAACTGAAGGCAGGGCTTCGAAAAGTTGGTTCACAATTGGCTGAACCAGAGATAAAGATGTTGATGGAAGTG GCTGACGTTGATGGGAATGGAGTTCTTGACTATGGAGAGTTTGTAGCAGTAACAATTCACTTGCAGAAGATGGAAAACGATGAGCATTTTCGCAGagcttttatgttttttgacaAAGATGGGAGTGGATATATTGAGATGGATGAACTGCGTGAGGCCTTAGCTGATGAGTCTGGGGAAACAGATACCGATGTACTGAATGACATTATGCGTGAAGTTGATACTGACAAG GATGGTTGTATCAGCTACGAGGAGTTTGTGGCAATGATGAAAACTGGAACTGACTGGAGAAAGGCATCTCGCCAGTATTCAAGGGAAAGATTCAAGAGTTTGAGCCTTAACCTGATGAAAGACGGTTCTCTGCAGCTTCACGATGCTATGACTGGTCAAGCTATTGCTGTCTGA
- the LOC123212258 gene encoding dnaJ homolog subfamily B member 1 yields the protein MGMDYYNILKVNRNATDEDLKKAYKRLAMIWHPDKNPTARRSEAEAKFKQISEAYDVLSDPQKRQIYDLYGEEALKSGQVPPTSTSSSTAARGQGQHYYQRQHPNPTFRFNPRNAEDIYEELFGSERSNNGGQRGYRGHGDGYFWNGNTSTSNRAADKKALPVVNALPCSLEEIYKGTKKKMRISRTVYDASGKPISIEEILNIEIRPGWKKGTKITFEEKGNQQPGLIPPDLIFMLEEKPHALYKRDGNDLVVNQEITLLEALTGKTLDLTTLDGRNIMIPLTDIIRPGVEVVVPNEGMPISKEPGKKGNLRIKLSVKYPSMLTSQQKSELRRVLGGVS from the exons ATGGGCATGGATTATTACAACATATTAAAAGTGAATCGCAACGCCACCGACGAGGACCTCAAAAAGGCGTACAAGAGATTGGCCATGATATGGCACCCGGACAAGAACCCGACTGCTAGAAGATCCGAAGCGGAAGCCAAATTCAAGCAAATCTCAGAAGCCTATGATGTTTTAAGCGACCCGCAGAAACGACAGATCTACGATTTGTACGGAGAGGAGGCGTTGAAATCAGGACAGGTCCCACCAACTTCTACTTCTTCCTCCACGGCGGCTCGTGGACAGGGGCAGCATTATTATCAACGTCAGCATCCTAATCCGACGTTCCGGTTTAATCCCAGAAATGCAGAGGATATTTACGAGGAGTTGTTTGGATCTGAGCGTAGTAATAATGGAGGGCAAAGAGGGTATAGAGGACATGGAGatgggtatttttggaatgggAATACTAGTACTTCTAATAGAGCAGCCGACAAGAAAGCTTTACCTGTTGTGAATGCTTTGCCATGTAGCTTGGAGGAGATCTATAAAGGTACCAAAAAGAAGATGCGAATTTCTCGGACTGTCTATGATGCTTCTGG TAAGCCAATTTCTATTGAGGAGATATTGAACATTGAGATCAGACCTGGTTGGAAGAAGGGAACAAAGATAACATTTGAGGAGAAGGGTAACCAGCAACCTGGTCTTATTCCACCTGATCTTATTTTCATGCTAGAGGAGAAGCCACATGCACTTTACAAGAGGGATGGTAATGACTTGGTAGTAAACCAGGAGATAACACTGCTGGAGGCCCTCACAGGGAAGACCCTTGACCTGACTACCCTTGATGGAAGGAATATTATGATCCCTCTGACTGATATCATCAGACCGGGTGTTGAAGTGGTTGTCCCAAATGAAGGAATGCCAATTTCTAAAGAACCTGGGAAGAAGGGTAATTTGAGAATAAAGCTCAGCGTCAAGTATCCTTCAATGCTCACTTCACAACAGAAATCTGAGTTACGAAGGGTTCTGGGAGGAGTTTCATAG